One genomic region from Natrarchaeobius halalkaliphilus encodes:
- a CDS encoding S8 family peptidase, protein MEHDSSRVTTPNRRTVLQTIGAGGLALGGIAGTSGSAAAGSDENWTELSVGDHDQRYNVGYKNGDGAKTAKDVATTVYYDIDPLDALTIESDLDGLQTLEENDDIEYVEVDRQLEVELPPQEVEVQQETNGQTVPWGIERIGARDVHEMGITGDDVDVCVLDTGIDPSHEDLAANLGDGAAYTECQGDLVPWECEEPWSDDRESGHGTHVAGTVGALDNDLGVVGVGPDVTLHAVKVLDQNGVGFHSDIANGLAFAGFFEFDVANMSLGGVDTELKRAGVEYAHEQGVLLVASAQNEGAPVLYPAAYDEVIAVSATTPDDTLAWFSNRGPEVELAAPGVDVLSTVPQDGYAAYEGTSMAAPHVAGAGAIIMSLGYSASETREILNATAEDISLPSEHQGSGLVDVATAVELALEEQREKEEKKREKKGAAQ, encoded by the coding sequence ATGGAACACGACTCTTCACGGGTTACCACGCCCAACCGACGAACGGTTCTCCAGACGATTGGCGCGGGCGGTCTCGCGCTGGGTGGTATCGCTGGAACGAGTGGATCGGCCGCGGCCGGATCGGACGAGAACTGGACCGAACTCTCCGTGGGCGATCACGATCAGCGGTACAACGTCGGATACAAGAACGGCGACGGTGCGAAAACGGCCAAGGACGTCGCAACGACGGTCTACTACGACATCGATCCGCTCGACGCACTGACCATCGAGTCGGATCTCGACGGCTTGCAGACGCTCGAGGAGAACGACGATATCGAATACGTCGAGGTGGATCGCCAACTCGAGGTGGAGTTACCGCCCCAGGAGGTCGAGGTTCAACAGGAGACGAACGGACAGACCGTTCCGTGGGGGATCGAACGGATCGGCGCACGAGACGTTCACGAGATGGGGATCACGGGCGACGACGTCGACGTTTGCGTTCTCGATACGGGAATCGATCCGTCGCACGAAGACCTGGCTGCGAATCTGGGCGACGGAGCCGCGTACACCGAATGTCAGGGTGATCTGGTGCCGTGGGAGTGTGAAGAACCGTGGAGCGACGACAGGGAGAGCGGTCACGGCACGCACGTCGCGGGAACCGTCGGTGCGCTCGATAACGATCTCGGCGTGGTCGGCGTCGGACCGGACGTAACGCTCCACGCGGTCAAAGTACTCGATCAGAACGGTGTCGGGTTCCACTCCGACATCGCGAACGGTCTGGCGTTTGCAGGGTTTTTCGAGTTCGACGTTGCCAACATGAGTCTCGGGGGCGTCGACACGGAACTAAAGCGGGCGGGCGTCGAATACGCACACGAACAGGGCGTGTTGCTGGTCGCGTCGGCTCAGAACGAAGGGGCACCCGTTCTGTACCCCGCGGCTTACGACGAGGTGATCGCAGTGAGCGCGACTACTCCCGACGACACGCTGGCGTGGTTTTCGAACAGAGGGCCGGAGGTCGAACTCGCCGCACCCGGCGTCGATGTCCTCTCGACGGTCCCACAGGACGGTTACGCCGCCTACGAAGGGACGTCGATGGCCGCCCCTCACGTCGCAGGTGCCGGGGCGATCATCATGTCGCTCGGCTACTCGGCCTCCGAAACGAGGGAGATTCTGAACGCCACGGCGGAGGATATCAGTCTCCCGTCCGAACACCAGGGATCCGGGCTCGTCGACGTCGCGACGGCGGTCGAGTTGGCACTCGAGGAACAACGGGAGAAAGAAGAAAAGAAACGGGAGAAGAAAGGAGCCGCCCAGTAG
- a CDS encoding DUF7839 domain-containing protein: protein MVDVLDNKRAATRFRILVQIAERQPAVSQGEIAGEVGVTSQAVSEYIRDLVEEGLVEKEGRSRYRVTPEGVDWLFGAAEDVRRFADHVTGDVLGAMSEDAAIATGDIDEGDTVSLTLQDGLLHATPGEEGPATGIATTDAEAGTDVGVTSFEGVIELEPGAVTVLQVPTVRTGGSRTVSIDTVSEVCADADLVVATGVEAVVACRRANADSDVRFAVGDVAADAAERGLEVTAVVTTDAVGRVTDSLRDADVSHEVLEG, encoded by the coding sequence ATGGTCGACGTCCTCGATAACAAACGGGCCGCGACGCGGTTTCGGATCCTCGTCCAGATCGCAGAGCGTCAGCCCGCCGTCAGCCAGGGGGAGATCGCCGGGGAAGTCGGCGTCACGAGTCAGGCGGTCAGCGAGTACATCCGCGATCTCGTCGAAGAGGGTCTCGTCGAGAAGGAGGGCCGGTCGCGCTACCGCGTGACCCCGGAGGGCGTCGACTGGCTCTTTGGGGCCGCCGAGGACGTCCGTCGGTTTGCCGATCACGTCACCGGTGACGTCCTCGGTGCGATGAGCGAGGACGCCGCCATCGCGACCGGAGACATCGACGAAGGCGACACCGTCTCGCTCACGTTACAGGACGGATTGCTTCACGCCACGCCGGGCGAGGAGGGGCCCGCAACCGGTATCGCGACGACCGACGCCGAGGCGGGGACCGACGTCGGCGTCACCAGCTTCGAGGGCGTCATCGAACTCGAGCCCGGTGCGGTGACCGTCCTCCAGGTGCCGACCGTTCGAACCGGCGGGAGTCGAACCGTCTCCATCGACACCGTTAGTGAGGTCTGTGCCGACGCCGATCTGGTCGTCGCAACCGGCGTCGAAGCCGTCGTCGCCTGCCGGCGCGCGAACGCAGATTCCGACGTCAGATTCGCCGTCGGAGACGTCGCGGCCGACGCCGCCGAACGCGGACTCGAGGTGACCGCGGTCGTCACGACCGATGCCGTCGGCCGCGTCACCGACTCGCTGCGGGACGCGGACGTTTCTCACGAAGTGCTCGAGGGCTAA
- a CDS encoding digeranylgeranylglycerophospholipid reductase: protein MNDRYDVVIAGAGPAGSQCARDLAARGYDVVVLETEPEDQFPRQSNKSTAGTFPSMMASFGIPDDVVMQYTDSVVLESPTDHYVREQPGAVLEFAEFKRFLVSDGRADGAEYRFDARVTAPIMDGGEIVGVTYNGDEEVYGEIVVDATGPAAPLAKKLDLVELERENHAIGIEYEFEGIDIDRPGFADLHDAMMLRLDHAIAPGGYSWIFHTGEDTAKVGLCYIQNDIHQRYARESFTIDDYLDHWLETDPRFQNAERLEGKQHRGSAHIQRPGKMHTDRFMAIGDTVPTVDPLWGEGINKCMQSGRMAAAAADSCLKHGDLEPTADNLEVYETLWHREVAPNVRSRLWMTKLLYFASNERYNTLMEDLNRFDNETLAKANRGNPFAVAKLLQLGDIPMLARLVAQEYGFGSPQ from the coding sequence ATGAACGACCGCTACGACGTGGTGATCGCCGGTGCCGGACCGGCCGGTTCCCAGTGTGCGCGTGACCTTGCCGCCCGAGGCTACGACGTCGTCGTGCTCGAGACGGAGCCCGAAGACCAGTTCCCACGCCAGAGCAACAAATCGACCGCGGGAACGTTCCCCTCGATGATGGCCTCGTTCGGTATTCCCGACGACGTGGTGATGCAATATACCGACAGCGTCGTCCTCGAGTCGCCAACCGACCATTACGTTCGCGAACAGCCCGGTGCAGTCCTCGAGTTCGCTGAGTTCAAGCGATTTCTCGTCAGCGATGGCCGGGCCGACGGAGCCGAGTACCGATTCGACGCGCGCGTGACCGCGCCGATCATGGACGGCGGCGAGATCGTCGGCGTCACCTACAACGGTGACGAGGAGGTGTACGGCGAGATCGTCGTCGACGCGACGGGGCCGGCCGCGCCGCTCGCGAAAAAACTCGACCTCGTCGAACTCGAACGCGAGAACCACGCGATCGGCATCGAGTACGAGTTCGAAGGAATCGACATCGATCGTCCGGGTTTCGCGGACTTACACGACGCGATGATGCTTCGACTCGATCACGCGATCGCACCCGGGGGCTACTCGTGGATCTTCCACACGGGCGAGGACACCGCCAAGGTGGGCCTCTGTTACATCCAGAACGACATTCACCAGCGCTACGCCCGCGAGAGCTTCACGATCGACGACTATCTGGATCACTGGCTCGAGACCGATCCTCGGTTCCAGAACGCAGAACGCCTCGAGGGGAAACAACACCGCGGCTCGGCACACATCCAGAGGCCGGGGAAGATGCATACCGATCGGTTCATGGCCATCGGAGACACCGTTCCGACGGTCGATCCGCTCTGGGGAGAGGGGATCAACAAGTGCATGCAATCCGGTCGGATGGCCGCTGCCGCGGCCGACAGTTGTCTGAAACACGGCGATCTCGAACCGACTGCCGACAATCTCGAGGTTTACGAAACGCTCTGGCACCGCGAGGTCGCACCGAACGTCCGAAGCAGGCTGTGGATGACCAAACTCCTCTATTTCGCCTCGAACGAGCGCTACAACACGCTCATGGAGGATTTGAACCGCTTCGACAACGAAACGCTGGCGAAGGCGAACCGCGGAAATCCGTTCGCCGTCGCGAAACTCCTCCAGCTCGGTGACATACCAATGCTCGCGCGGCTGGTCGCCCAGGAGTACGGATTCGGCAGTCCTCAGTAG
- a CDS encoding SDR family NAD(P)-dependent oxidoreductase, whose protein sequence is MYEPDLEGQTVLVTGSATGVGRELLLATADCGASTAVHYHTSDDDARDVVARASERGAGETTTVQGDVTDPDSVDDIFAAVESDIGTVDVLVNNVGDFAPTHWADLEFETWNRVLETNLNGTYLCSKRALPAMRENGYGRIVNVGYASAERGLVSPKNFPYFVAKTGVLMFTRMLAADTQDDGITVNAISPYVVENSAEFPDELPRGRPARFEDVTRPLLFFLDDDAGYVSGENIEIDGGWLPESV, encoded by the coding sequence ATGTACGAACCGGATCTCGAGGGTCAGACGGTGCTCGTCACAGGGAGTGCGACCGGTGTCGGTCGCGAACTCCTGTTGGCGACGGCCGACTGCGGTGCGAGCACTGCCGTCCACTATCACACGAGTGACGACGACGCCCGCGACGTTGTCGCCAGAGCGAGCGAACGCGGTGCGGGCGAGACGACGACCGTCCAGGGGGACGTCACCGATCCCGACAGCGTCGATGACATCTTCGCGGCCGTCGAATCCGATATCGGAACGGTCGACGTTCTCGTCAACAACGTCGGTGACTTCGCACCGACTCACTGGGCTGATCTCGAGTTCGAAACCTGGAACCGGGTGCTCGAGACTAACCTCAACGGCACGTATCTGTGTTCGAAACGGGCGCTACCGGCGATGCGTGAGAACGGCTACGGCCGCATCGTCAACGTCGGCTACGCCTCCGCCGAACGGGGGCTCGTGAGCCCGAAAAACTTCCCGTACTTCGTCGCGAAAACGGGCGTACTGATGTTTACGCGAATGCTTGCAGCCGATACGCAAGACGACGGGATCACCGTCAACGCGATCTCGCCGTACGTCGTCGAGAACTCCGCGGAGTTCCCGGACGAACTGCCGCGTGGCAGACCCGCGCGCTTCGAGGACGTCACGCGACCGTTATTGTTCTTCCTCGACGACGACGCCGGCTACGTGAGCGGCGAGAACATCGAAATCGACGGTGGTTGGCTCCCCGAGAGCGTCTGA
- a CDS encoding universal stress protein encodes MTLETILLAVGPGDTERSDELANAVIEVAEPTGASVVLAHVFTESEYDEVITRLDFDTDRDEIGSDEVAARHSTIRQLQTALEEHDIEYSIQGAVGEHGPTIVDLASESAADRVVVGGRRRSPTGKAVFGSTAQEVLLSSPCPVTFVRSDQG; translated from the coding sequence ATGACACTCGAGACAATCCTGCTTGCAGTCGGTCCCGGCGATACCGAACGAAGCGACGAACTCGCAAACGCGGTCATCGAAGTCGCAGAGCCGACCGGCGCGAGCGTCGTCCTCGCTCACGTATTCACCGAATCCGAGTACGACGAGGTCATCACTCGCCTCGATTTCGACACCGACCGCGATGAGATCGGATCGGACGAGGTCGCGGCTCGTCACTCGACGATACGACAGCTTCAGACCGCCCTCGAGGAACACGACATCGAGTACAGCATTCAGGGTGCGGTTGGCGAACACGGCCCGACGATCGTGGATCTCGCGAGCGAGTCCGCCGCCGACCGCGTCGTCGTCGGTGGCAGACGACGATCCCCGACCGGAAAGGCGGTGTTCGGATCGACGGCACAGGAGGTCCTGTTATCCTCACCCTGTCCGGTGACGTTCGTTCGAAGCGACCAGGGGTAG
- a CDS encoding ROK family protein encodes MDYYAGVDLGATNVRAVVATDDGTTIGEGHSATPRGPTGIDVTEGVLETVRDACDGADITPDAIDAAGIGSIGPLDLAEGAVIDPANLPDSIDRIPLTGPVEKLIGSDEVYLHNDTNAGVIGERFHARRNPDDMVYLTISSGIGAGVCCDGHIVDGWDGNAGEVGHCIVDPQGRVTCGCGRDGHWEAYCSGNGIPEYTRLLAEDDPTISTQLPLEDPDFAAKDVFELAGGDELADYTIEQLTHWNAIGVANVIHSYAPIVVSFGGAVALYNEALVVDPIRERISEMIMANVPEIRVTDLGDDVVLEGALASALTRGTGDRRHLE; translated from the coding sequence ATGGACTACTATGCGGGCGTCGACCTCGGTGCGACGAACGTCCGGGCGGTCGTCGCCACAGACGACGGGACGACGATCGGTGAGGGCCACAGTGCGACGCCGCGCGGTCCGACGGGGATTGACGTGACGGAGGGCGTTCTCGAGACGGTTCGTGACGCCTGTGATGGCGCGGACATCACGCCCGATGCGATCGATGCCGCGGGCATCGGCTCGATCGGTCCGTTGGATCTCGCGGAGGGTGCCGTGATCGACCCTGCTAACTTGCCCGACTCGATCGATCGGATTCCGCTGACCGGTCCGGTCGAAAAGCTGATCGGGAGCGACGAGGTCTACCTCCACAACGACACGAACGCGGGCGTCATCGGAGAGCGTTTTCACGCGAGACGCAATCCCGACGATATGGTGTACCTCACGATTTCGTCTGGGATCGGTGCCGGCGTCTGTTGTGACGGCCACATCGTAGACGGCTGGGACGGCAACGCCGGCGAAGTCGGTCACTGCATCGTCGATCCACAGGGTCGAGTGACCTGTGGCTGTGGTCGAGACGGTCACTGGGAAGCGTACTGCTCCGGCAACGGTATCCCGGAGTACACTCGATTGCTCGCGGAGGACGACCCCACGATATCGACGCAGTTACCGCTCGAGGACCCAGATTTCGCGGCAAAAGACGTGTTCGAGCTCGCGGGCGGTGACGAACTGGCCGACTATACGATCGAGCAGTTGACCCACTGGAACGCGATCGGCGTCGCGAACGTGATCCACTCCTATGCCCCGATCGTCGTCTCCTTCGGCGGGGCCGTTGCCCTGTACAACGAAGCGCTCGTCGTCGACCCTATTCGCGAGCGCATCTCGGAGATGATCATGGCGAACGTGCCGGAGATCCGCGTCACCGATCTCGGAGACGACGTCGTTCTCGAGGGGGCGCTGGCAAGCGCGCTGACGCGGGGAACGGGAGATCGACGGCACCTCGAGTGA
- a CDS encoding LVIVD repeat-containing protein: MQRRALLRRGVTVPLALTVPHSAAATPRSRVSRSSVPASRASDDSTDPDGYEPLGRVPVEGAAEAVVGDDGEVAYVAATTGFATVDIGDPADPTVLASEHDISVDGAPLLEILDLKVDGDLLIVPGPANRASSDLFHGFARYDVSDPAEPQLIGEPYETGDHIHNCFLQDEILYVVINGRDENPLVVFDVGGDEPEEIGRWSLLEHEPGWRDVDWLARYLHDVYVHDGIAYLAHWNAGTYLLDVSDPTDPTYVSRVTDTDLEEQLEMDDDEEARLGLPGNDHYAAVDETGDLLGVGREAWATGGDEPDGPGGIDLYDVSDSTDPELRATIEPPRAADERYYGPLWTTAHNFELRDGELYASWYQGGVTIHDVSDPAAPDEVASWRDPETSGFWTARVSEPGAIFVASSTQAIPHGLTEGALYTFPIRAGEQVDQPSLTDLEELDLGDEDAETSDPTTDDGNTGSGDDSGSDADAPIDGGGAPIESTDGDDGNATGTGSESDPIPGFSVAGTAVGVAGGIASLEWLRRHRSADESNGQRES; the protein is encoded by the coding sequence ATGCAGCGGAGAGCGCTCCTCCGACGAGGAGTCACAGTTCCTCTCGCTCTGACCGTCCCACACTCGGCGGCAGCCACACCCCGTTCTCGCGTCTCGAGGTCGTCCGTTCCCGCTTCGCGTGCGTCGGACGACTCGACGGACCCGGACGGCTACGAACCGCTCGGTCGGGTTCCCGTGGAAGGAGCTGCCGAAGCCGTCGTCGGTGACGACGGCGAAGTCGCGTACGTCGCCGCGACGACCGGGTTCGCAACCGTCGATATCGGAGATCCCGCCGATCCGACGGTGCTCGCGAGCGAGCACGATATCAGCGTCGACGGTGCGCCGCTCCTCGAGATCCTCGATCTGAAGGTCGACGGGGATCTGTTGATCGTTCCGGGGCCTGCAAATCGAGCCTCGAGCGACCTGTTCCACGGCTTCGCTCGCTACGACGTGAGCGATCCCGCCGAACCACAGCTCATCGGAGAGCCCTACGAAACGGGCGATCACATTCACAACTGCTTTCTCCAGGACGAGATCCTCTACGTGGTAATAAACGGGCGAGACGAGAATCCACTCGTCGTCTTCGACGTCGGCGGCGACGAACCCGAAGAGATCGGTCGCTGGTCGCTACTCGAGCACGAACCCGGCTGGCGCGACGTCGACTGGCTCGCTCGGTACCTACACGACGTCTACGTCCACGACGGAATCGCCTACCTGGCTCACTGGAACGCCGGAACCTACCTGCTCGACGTGAGCGATCCGACCGATCCGACGTACGTTTCCCGGGTGACCGATACCGACCTCGAGGAGCAACTCGAGATGGACGACGACGAGGAGGCACGGTTGGGGCTGCCCGGAAACGACCACTACGCAGCCGTCGACGAGACGGGCGACCTACTCGGCGTCGGCCGTGAGGCCTGGGCGACCGGCGGCGACGAACCCGACGGTCCGGGCGGTATCGACCTCTACGACGTGAGCGATTCCACAGATCCCGAGCTTCGAGCGACGATCGAGCCACCGCGGGCGGCCGACGAGCGGTACTACGGCCCGCTGTGGACGACGGCACACAACTTCGAGCTTCGCGACGGCGAACTCTACGCCTCGTGGTATCAGGGTGGTGTGACGATTCACGACGTGAGCGATCCCGCCGCGCCGGACGAAGTCGCGTCCTGGCGCGACCCCGAGACGTCGGGGTTCTGGACCGCCCGCGTCTCCGAACCCGGAGCCATTTTCGTCGCGAGTAGCACCCAGGCGATCCCCCACGGGCTGACCGAAGGCGCACTGTACACGTTCCCGATCCGCGCCGGCGAACAGGTCGACCAGCCCTCCCTCACCGACCTCGAGGAACTCGATCTGGGAGACGAGGACGCAGAGACGAGCGATCCGACGACGGACGACGGCAACACTGGATCGGGGGACGACAGCGGGAGTGACGCGGACGCTCCGATCGACGGCGGGGGCGCTCCGATCGAGTCGACCGACGGCGACGATGGGAACGCGACCGGGACCGGCTCCGAAAGCGATCCGATTCCCGGATTTAGCGTCGCCGGCACCGCGGTCGGCGTCGCCGGCGGGATCGCCTCACTCGAGTGGCTCCGTCGACATCGGAGCGCCGATGAGAGTAACGGACAACGAGAGTCGTAA
- a CDS encoding NifU family protein, which produces MTESDADPSLRERVERWLGREMPIIQMHGGTSAVREADPDTGEVIIELGGGCSGCSVSDITTGNIEAELTTWPEIDEVTVRVPDPRESLGGPEQAESIMGVDRTEGGRGDWGSSNPGKDHL; this is translated from the coding sequence ATGACCGAATCCGACGCCGACCCGTCGCTCCGAGAGCGGGTCGAACGCTGGCTCGGACGCGAGATGCCGATCATCCAGATGCACGGCGGAACGAGTGCAGTTCGAGAGGCCGATCCCGACACGGGCGAAGTCATCATCGAACTCGGCGGCGGCTGTTCCGGGTGTTCGGTCAGCGATATTACCACGGGAAACATCGAGGCCGAACTCACCACGTGGCCGGAGATCGACGAGGTCACGGTTCGTGTCCCGGATCCGCGAGAAAGCCTGGGCGGTCCGGAACAGGCCGAGTCGATAATGGGAGTCGACCGAACGGAAGGCGGGCGCGGCGACTGGGGATCGTCGAACCCGGGTAAAGACCACCTCTAG